In Desulforamulus hydrothermalis Lam5 = DSM 18033, a genomic segment contains:
- a CDS encoding divergent polysaccharide deacetylase family protein, which produces MRQRWVLTVSLVIGIMAVSLLFDAGQFLNVEPSIKQAQPIMAIVIDDFGGPDSTGATEFMSLDRPITAAVMPNLINSSAHATEAHRRGHEVIMHQPMEPLHGKASWLGPGAILSHMSEQEIKETFAQNLRTVPYAIGFNNHTGSKITASKAKISPMLEVARQKGLYVLDSGTSYKSQIIPVAKSMHVPWVKRDVFLDDVKNRQHIAKQIKKACQVAKRQGYAVVIGHVGQGGNITAQGVKQSITYIEREGIKLVPLSEIVKLNNRKEQI; this is translated from the coding sequence ATGAGACAAAGGTGGGTTTTAACCGTTTCTCTGGTGATTGGTATTATGGCCGTGAGCTTGCTGTTTGACGCAGGACAGTTTTTGAATGTCGAACCCAGCATTAAGCAAGCCCAGCCTATAATGGCCATTGTCATTGACGATTTCGGCGGGCCCGACAGCACCGGGGCAACTGAATTTATGTCCCTTGACCGCCCAATCACAGCAGCAGTAATGCCAAATTTAATTAATTCCAGCGCCCATGCCACAGAAGCGCACCGCCGGGGACACGAAGTAATTATGCACCAGCCCATGGAGCCTTTGCATGGCAAAGCATCCTGGTTGGGGCCGGGTGCGATTTTGTCGCATATGAGTGAGCAGGAAATTAAAGAAACCTTTGCCCAAAATTTACGCACTGTTCCTTATGCCATTGGTTTTAATAATCATACCGGATCAAAAATAACGGCCAGTAAAGCCAAGATTAGCCCTATGCTGGAAGTGGCCCGGCAGAAGGGGTTGTATGTACTGGACAGCGGTACTTCGTATAAATCACAAATTATCCCTGTAGCCAAAAGCATGCATGTGCCTTGGGTGAAAAGGGATGTGTTTTTGGATGATGTAAAAAACCGCCAACATATTGCCAAACAAATAAAAAAAGCCTGCCAGGTTGCCAAGCGGCAGGGCTATGCGGTGGTTATAGGTCATGTGGGGCAAGGCGGCAATATTACAGCCCAGGGGGTAAAGCAGTCTATCACCTATATTGAGCGGGAGGGTATCAAATTGGTACCGCTGTCCGAGATAGTCAAGCTAAACAACCGGAAGGAACAAATATGA
- the glgP gene encoding alpha-glucan family phosphorylase, producing MFYFRTVTVSPLIPERISRLKELSYNLWFSWHPEAQELFRRLDESAWETFNHNPVKLLLQVKSDSFERAAADPDYLALYDQVFDALDRYLKDADWFKNKYPHLVDKTVAYFSAEFGLHESLPIYSGGLGVLAGDHCKAASDLGVPLVGVGLLYKQGYFTQRINREGWQEAHYPYQNYNEMPVKPALDQAGKEIIVEVELPGRTVYLKVWQVLVGRVIIYLMDADITLNNHQDRQLTAQLYGGNKDTRIAQEMLLGIGGVRALRQLGIHPAAWHINEGHAAFLCLERLQELVRSGIPLATAKEVVRANTLFTTHTPVPAGHDVYDADKVDYYLNHYYDKLGVDRDSFLSFGWDRQKNNYNMTILAMNFAAYCNGVSKLHGQISRQMFHYLYEHIPVEEVPIFSVTNGIHTLTWLSEELAALFNNYLHPGWSNNLCETSLWQAVDQIPDEMLWDIHRNLKKKAINFFRQAVKRHRLRNQEPAERIAEVDQYFNPEAFTIGFARRFATYKRATLLFKDMERLAGLFSDPEKPVQLIFAGKAHPADRPGQDLIKRIYEISQQEPFRGKIVFIENYDMNVARHMIQGVDLWLNTPRWPMEASGTSGMKAAANGVINCSVLDGWWPEAYNGENGFAVGQHTGYQNDEEQDRDDAYHLYGLLEEQIIPAFYERKNDYPYRWIKMMKNCIKTIAPAFSSERMVKEYTDRFYSHAIERAELFTGRHFQSAGQLQDFKRYLKDNWHHVAVKHVDANAIKGKELMAGETLELACDVYLGPIQPDNVVVEVVHGCEGDHTLVGIKTTPLQVTGQKGDGIYHYQGGFTLEQGTCGFTVRIRPQHPLFATKFELALASWAHNF from the coding sequence ATGTTTTATTTTCGTACCGTCACTGTAAGTCCTTTGATACCCGAACGGATCAGCAGGTTAAAGGAATTGTCGTATAACCTTTGGTTCAGCTGGCACCCGGAAGCACAGGAACTTTTTCGGCGCCTGGATGAATCGGCCTGGGAAACATTTAATCACAATCCGGTAAAACTGTTGTTGCAAGTTAAAAGCGACAGTTTCGAGAGAGCTGCGGCCGATCCGGATTATTTGGCTCTTTATGACCAAGTATTTGATGCGCTGGATCGCTATCTGAAGGATGCTGACTGGTTTAAAAATAAATACCCTCATTTGGTTGATAAAACGGTTGCTTATTTTTCAGCTGAATTTGGCTTGCATGAATCTTTACCCATTTATTCCGGCGGCTTGGGAGTGCTGGCCGGTGATCACTGCAAGGCAGCCAGCGATCTGGGGGTGCCGCTGGTGGGCGTTGGCTTATTATACAAACAGGGCTACTTTACGCAGAGAATTAACCGGGAAGGCTGGCAGGAGGCCCATTACCCGTACCAAAACTACAACGAAATGCCGGTCAAGCCTGCTCTCGATCAAGCAGGCAAAGAAATTATCGTTGAAGTTGAACTCCCTGGCAGAACGGTTTATTTAAAGGTTTGGCAGGTGCTGGTAGGCAGAGTAATCATATACCTGATGGATGCGGACATTACCCTTAATAACCATCAAGACAGGCAGCTGACCGCCCAATTGTACGGTGGCAATAAAGATACCCGGATTGCGCAGGAAATGTTGCTGGGTATCGGCGGCGTCAGGGCCCTCAGGCAACTGGGCATTCATCCCGCTGCCTGGCATATAAACGAAGGTCATGCCGCCTTTCTTTGCTTAGAGCGCTTACAAGAGTTGGTCCGGTCGGGTATCCCCCTGGCCACCGCCAAAGAGGTTGTCCGTGCCAACACCTTGTTTACCACCCATACACCGGTGCCGGCCGGTCACGATGTTTATGATGCCGATAAAGTTGATTATTATTTAAACCACTACTACGACAAACTGGGCGTGGACCGTGACAGTTTTTTGAGTTTCGGGTGGGATAGGCAAAAAAATAACTATAATATGACCATTTTGGCCATGAATTTTGCAGCGTACTGCAACGGCGTCAGCAAGCTGCACGGCCAAATTTCCCGTCAAATGTTTCATTATCTCTACGAACATATACCTGTGGAAGAAGTACCGATTTTCTCTGTCACGAACGGTATTCACACTTTAACCTGGTTGTCCGAAGAACTGGCAGCGTTATTTAATAATTACCTGCATCCCGGCTGGTCAAACAATCTTTGTGAAACAAGCCTGTGGCAGGCTGTTGATCAGATACCGGACGAAATGCTGTGGGATATACACCGCAACCTGAAAAAGAAAGCCATTAACTTCTTTCGCCAGGCCGTCAAAAGGCACAGGCTTCGCAACCAGGAACCGGCAGAACGGATTGCCGAAGTGGACCAATATTTTAATCCGGAGGCTTTTACCATTGGTTTTGCCAGGCGGTTTGCCACCTACAAGCGAGCTACCCTGCTTTTTAAAGATATGGAAAGATTGGCCGGATTGTTCAGTGATCCGGAAAAACCGGTGCAGCTTATCTTTGCCGGCAAGGCTCACCCGGCTGACCGCCCGGGCCAGGATTTAATCAAAAGAATTTACGAAATTTCGCAGCAGGAGCCCTTCCGTGGCAAAATTGTATTTATAGAAAATTATGATATGAATGTAGCCAGGCATATGATACAGGGAGTGGATTTGTGGCTAAATACACCGCGCTGGCCGATGGAGGCCAGTGGTACCAGCGGCATGAAAGCTGCTGCCAACGGGGTGATAAACTGCAGTGTGCTGGATGGTTGGTGGCCGGAAGCATACAACGGTGAAAACGGTTTTGCTGTTGGACAGCACACTGGTTACCAAAACGATGAAGAGCAGGATCGGGACGACGCTTATCACTTGTATGGATTATTGGAAGAGCAAATTATCCCGGCCTTCTATGAGAGGAAAAACGATTACCCTTACCGCTGGATAAAAATGATGAAAAATTGCATTAAAACCATTGCACCGGCCTTCAGCAGCGAGCGCATGGTCAAAGAGTATACTGACCGATTTTACAGCCATGCCATTGAACGGGCTGAACTGTTTACTGGCCGGCATTTTCAGTCTGCCGGCCAACTGCAGGATTTTAAGCGCTATTTAAAAGATAACTGGCACCATGTGGCTGTTAAACATGTGGATGCCAATGCGATTAAAGGGAAAGAATTAATGGCCGGGGAAACACTGGAACTGGCCTGCGATGTTTACCTGGGGCCCATTCAGCCGGACAACGTGGTGGTCGAAGTGGTACACGGGTGTGAGGGGGATCATACCCTGGTTGGTATTAAAACAACTCCCCTGCAGGTGACGGGTCAAAAAGGGGACGGGATCTATCACTATCAAGGGGGCTTTACCCTGGAGCAAGGAACCTGTGGTTTTACCGTCAGGATCAGGCCCCAGCACCCCCTGTTTGCAACTAAGTTTGAACTTGCCCTGGCCAGCTGGGCGCATAATTTCTAG
- the buk gene encoding butyrate kinase, which yields MQILAINPGSTSTKIAVFQDETCLWKKVIDHPEQDIRSFAKISDQFSYRMAAILKTLQEKNCRLADCCAVVGRGGLLNPLAGGTYLVDEYLVQVSHNAPGGEHASNLGAIIAYHLAQKVNIPAYIVDPVAVDEMEPVARLSGHPELPRISLSHALNMKAVARKVARQLGKTYQEVNLVIAHLGSGISVSPHRRGRMIDVNNANNEGPFSPERCGTLPSAQLVKLCYSGKYTEKEMLTGILKEGGMYAYLGTKDAREAERRMNQGDRQARLVLEAMCYQVAKEIGAMSAVLCGDVDRIVLTGGLAHSAFITDEITRRVSFIAPVVSVPGEEEMASLALGALRVLRNEEPALIYR from the coding sequence TTGCAAATACTGGCCATTAACCCCGGTTCAACCTCTACCAAAATCGCAGTTTTTCAAGATGAAACCTGCCTTTGGAAGAAAGTTATTGACCATCCTGAGCAAGACATCCGTTCGTTTGCCAAAATCAGCGATCAGTTCAGCTACCGCATGGCGGCCATTTTAAAAACCCTGCAAGAAAAAAACTGCCGTTTGGCAGACTGCTGCGCCGTCGTGGGACGGGGCGGCTTATTAAACCCCCTGGCCGGCGGTACTTATCTGGTGGATGAGTACCTGGTCCAGGTATCGCATAATGCTCCCGGCGGCGAACATGCTTCCAACCTGGGCGCCATTATTGCTTATCACCTGGCGCAAAAAGTTAACATTCCTGCCTATATTGTGGACCCGGTAGCTGTAGACGAAATGGAACCGGTAGCCCGTCTGTCCGGCCACCCCGAGCTGCCGCGAATCAGCCTGTCCCATGCTTTAAATATGAAGGCAGTGGCCCGCAAGGTGGCACGGCAATTGGGAAAAACCTATCAGGAGGTTAACCTGGTAATTGCCCACCTGGGCAGCGGTATTTCGGTTTCCCCGCACCGCCGGGGGCGCATGATTGATGTTAATAATGCCAATAATGAAGGCCCCTTTTCACCGGAACGCTGCGGTACTTTACCTTCCGCCCAGTTGGTTAAGTTGTGCTATTCAGGCAAGTATACAGAAAAAGAAATGCTCACCGGCATCCTCAAAGAAGGCGGCATGTATGCTTACCTGGGTACCAAGGATGCCAGAGAAGCAGAACGACGTATGAACCAGGGAGACCGACAAGCAAGGCTGGTGCTGGAAGCCATGTGCTACCAGGTAGCCAAAGAGATTGGGGCTATGTCTGCCGTGTTGTGTGGGGATGTGGACCGCATTGTCTTGACCGGCGGCCTGGCCCATTCAGCTTTTATTACCGACGAAATTACCCGGCGGGTATCTTTTATTGCACCGGTAGTATCTGTGCCCGGCGAAGAAGAAATGGCATCCCTGGCCCTGGGCGCCCTGAGAGTGCTGCGTAATGAAGAACCGGCGCTGATTTATCGCTAA
- the ltrA gene encoding group II intron reverse transcriptase/maturase — translation MERVVAKDNMFYALHRVESNKGAAGIDGMTIESLRPFLKDHWPEIREQLLNGTYRPKPVRRVEIPKPDGGIRLLGIPTVLDRLIQQALLQVLNDIFEPTFTPFSFGFRPNKRAHSAVKTARDYIKEGYRWVVDMDLEKFFDKVNHDILMSRVARRVQDKRVLLLIRRYLQAGVMVNGCCITTEEGTPQGGPLSPLLANIMLNELDWELWRRGHKFVRYADDCNIYVKSSRAGKRVMASVKRLVEERLKLKVNTQKSAVDRPWRRKFLGFSFTSGKEPKITVAPKTKRRFKDKIRELTSRSKSQPMSKRIEKINTYTIGWVGYYRLADTKTVFQAFDEWLRRRLRMCYLKQWKKPKTKKRKLVALGIPPEWASLISGSRKGYWRLSKTPQLNKALGLAFWREQGLRSLAERYNELRSTT, via the coding sequence ATGGAACGAGTGGTAGCAAAAGACAATATGTTCTATGCATTACACCGGGTGGAGTCTAATAAAGGTGCAGCTGGTATAGATGGAATGACGATAGAATCCCTTCGACCATTTCTGAAAGACCACTGGCCAGAAATCAGAGAACAACTCCTAAACGGAACCTATCGACCCAAACCTGTACGTCGAGTCGAAATCCCGAAGCCAGACGGAGGAATAAGGTTACTAGGGATACCAACGGTGTTAGACCGCCTCATCCAACAGGCACTACTACAAGTCCTGAATGACATCTTTGAACCAACCTTTACACCATTCAGTTTCGGTTTTCGTCCCAACAAAAGAGCCCATTCAGCAGTGAAAACGGCACGGGACTATATAAAAGAAGGATACCGTTGGGTAGTAGACATGGACTTGGAGAAATTCTTCGATAAGGTGAACCACGACATACTAATGTCCAGAGTTGCCCGAAGAGTCCAAGACAAAAGAGTATTACTACTTATTCGGAGATACCTTCAAGCAGGTGTAATGGTAAACGGCTGCTGTATTACAACAGAAGAAGGAACCCCGCAGGGAGGACCGCTAAGTCCACTTCTTGCCAATATAATGCTGAATGAATTGGATTGGGAGCTCTGGAGAAGAGGGCACAAGTTTGTCAGATATGCTGACGACTGTAATATCTATGTGAAGAGTAGTAGGGCAGGAAAAAGGGTTATGGCCAGTGTCAAAAGACTTGTAGAAGAAAGATTAAAACTCAAGGTCAACACACAGAAAAGTGCGGTTGACAGACCGTGGAGAAGAAAATTTCTCGGGTTCTCATTTACCTCTGGCAAAGAACCCAAAATCACAGTGGCCCCCAAAACTAAGAGGCGGTTCAAAGATAAAATACGGGAATTAACCAGCCGCAGCAAGAGTCAACCCATGAGCAAAAGAATTGAGAAAATTAACACCTACACAATTGGGTGGGTTGGTTATTACAGGCTAGCGGATACTAAAACCGTATTTCAAGCCTTTGACGAATGGCTACGTCGGCGGCTACGAATGTGTTACCTAAAACAGTGGAAGAAGCCAAAAACCAAGAAAAGAAAACTAGTAGCACTAGGAATACCGCCGGAATGGGCATCGCTGATAAGTGGTTCAAGAAAAGGGTACTGGAGATTATCCAAAACTCCACAATTAAATAAAGCCCTTGGCCTCGCCTTCTGGCGAGAACAAGGGCTCAGGAGTTTAGCCGAAAGGTACAACGAGCTTCGTTCCACGACATGA
- the hcp gene encoding hydroxylamine reductase yields the protein MFCNQCEQTAKGTGCTVLGVCGKKPDVAALQDLLLHALKGLSLYAHAGRQVGVVEPAIDRFTVGAMFSTLTNVNFDAQRFIPLINQCVEYRDVLKTKVSAAGGKVTFEDPSAGFQPAADLDGLVKQGEAVGMVNDHTADADIQSLQQILVYGLKGIAAYADHAAILGQSDDAVYGFIYQGMAALTDKDLTLNDWVGLVLKCGEVNLRVMELLDAANTGKFGHPVPTSVPLGHKSGKCILVSGHDLQDLADLLAQTEGKGIYVYTHGEMLPAHGYPELKKYPHFYGHYGTAWQNQKKEFAAFPGAILMTTNCIQDPQGYTDNIFTTGQVGWPGVQHVKNGDFAPVIERALALPGFPSDEDKGSVLVGFARNTVMGVAGKVIEAVKNGDIKHFFLVAGCDGAKPGRNYYTEFVEKAPADTVILTLACGKFRFFDKKLGDIGGIPRLLDIGQCNDAYSAIQIAVALANAFQCEVNDLPLSLILSWYEQKAVAILLTLLYLGIKNIRLGPSLPAFISPNVLDVLVKNFNIKPITTPDEDLAAILNK from the coding sequence ATGTTTTGTAACCAGTGCGAACAAACTGCCAAGGGTACCGGCTGTACGGTGTTAGGTGTCTGCGGCAAGAAGCCGGATGTGGCTGCTTTGCAGGATTTACTGCTGCATGCCTTAAAAGGCTTGTCCCTTTATGCCCATGCAGGACGCCAGGTGGGAGTGGTAGAGCCTGCCATTGACAGATTTACGGTTGGTGCCATGTTTAGCACCTTGACCAACGTTAACTTCGATGCCCAAAGATTTATACCGCTAATTAACCAGTGTGTGGAATACCGGGATGTACTTAAAACCAAAGTGTCAGCGGCCGGCGGCAAGGTAACTTTTGAAGACCCGTCTGCCGGTTTTCAACCGGCAGCTGATCTGGACGGTTTGGTTAAACAGGGTGAGGCAGTGGGAATGGTTAACGACCATACGGCTGATGCCGATATCCAATCCCTGCAGCAAATATTGGTTTACGGCCTCAAAGGGATTGCAGCCTATGCTGACCATGCCGCCATCCTTGGTCAGTCTGACGACGCTGTCTATGGCTTTATTTACCAGGGTATGGCTGCCTTGACCGATAAAGATCTTACTTTAAACGATTGGGTTGGCCTTGTTCTCAAGTGTGGCGAAGTGAACCTGCGGGTTATGGAATTGCTGGATGCTGCCAATACAGGAAAATTCGGTCACCCGGTACCCACCTCAGTGCCTCTTGGCCACAAATCCGGCAAATGCATACTGGTGTCCGGTCATGATCTGCAAGACCTGGCAGATTTACTGGCGCAAACCGAGGGTAAAGGTATTTATGTATACACCCATGGCGAAATGCTGCCGGCCCACGGCTATCCTGAATTGAAGAAGTATCCGCACTTTTATGGTCATTACGGTACAGCCTGGCAAAACCAGAAAAAAGAGTTTGCTGCATTTCCCGGTGCTATTTTGATGACTACCAACTGCATTCAGGATCCCCAAGGCTATACGGACAACATCTTTACCACCGGACAGGTTGGTTGGCCTGGCGTGCAGCATGTGAAGAACGGTGATTTTGCTCCGGTGATTGAAAGGGCCTTGGCTTTGCCAGGATTTCCCTCAGACGAAGATAAGGGCAGTGTTCTGGTTGGATTTGCCCGCAACACTGTAATGGGGGTGGCCGGTAAAGTTATTGAAGCGGTTAAAAACGGTGATATTAAACACTTTTTCCTGGTGGCAGGCTGCGACGGAGCAAAACCCGGCCGCAACTACTATACCGAATTTGTGGAGAAAGCCCCGGCAGATACAGTAATTTTAACTCTGGCTTGCGGTAAATTCCGATTCTTTGATAAAAAGCTGGGCGATATCGGTGGTATTCCCAGGCTGTTAGACATCGGCCAGTGCAATGATGCTTATTCTGCTATACAAATTGCGGTGGCCCTGGCCAATGCCTTCCAATGCGAAGTTAATGATTTGCCTCTTTCTCTGATACTGTCCTGGTATGAACAAAAAGCAGTTGCCATCCTGCTTACTCTCTTGTACCTGGGGATTAAAAATATCCGCCTGGGGCCCAGTTTGCCGGCCTTTATTTCGCCCAATGTGCTGGATGTGCTGGTGAAAAACTTTAACATTAAACCTATAACTACCCCGGACGAAGATCTGGCAGCTATATTAAACAAATAA
- a CDS encoding N-acetylmuramoyl-L-alanine amidase family protein → MIFRLLLLIFWLVCPQICRAGEMPGAVVIDPGHGGYDPGAVRQGVMEKYVNLAIAQEVVKILQENNVRVLLTREGDYNLAVPGLHGRQAKRYDIEKRIELAETFGADAVISIHVNVGRRLCTGAETFYHRQSPRSKLLARYIQKEISGLPQMNKRVVKTGNYYILRRTPMPCVIVETGYLNNPQERKKLLDKSYRQMLARAIARGVINYLHEKDKATNRAAEGEAR, encoded by the coding sequence GTGATATTTCGTTTGTTACTGCTGATTTTCTGGCTGGTTTGTCCTCAAATCTGCCGAGCCGGAGAAATGCCGGGGGCGGTTGTCATTGACCCGGGACATGGTGGCTATGACCCTGGTGCGGTTCGTCAGGGCGTTATGGAAAAATACGTTAACCTGGCCATTGCCCAGGAAGTAGTTAAAATACTGCAAGAAAACAATGTGCGGGTTTTATTAACCAGAGAAGGTGATTATAATCTTGCGGTGCCCGGACTGCATGGGCGGCAGGCTAAAAGATACGATATCGAGAAGCGAATTGAACTGGCTGAAACATTTGGTGCGGATGCTGTCATCAGTATTCATGTCAACGTGGGGCGCCGCTTATGCACCGGCGCCGAAACTTTTTATCACAGGCAATCACCCCGCAGCAAGTTGTTGGCCCGGTATATCCAAAAAGAAATTTCCGGTTTGCCCCAAATGAACAAGCGGGTTGTTAAGACAGGCAACTATTACATATTAAGGCGTACCCCAATGCCCTGTGTCATTGTGGAAACGGGTTATCTCAATAACCCGCAGGAAAGAAAAAAACTCCTGGATAAAAGCTACCGGCAAATGCTGGCCCGGGCCATTGCCAGAGGGGTCATTAATTATCTGCATGAAAAAGATAAAGCAACTAATAGGGCAGCGGAAGGTGAAGCGAGATGA
- a CDS encoding PRC-barrel domain-containing protein produces MKLKSQIVGLPVISIVEVASLGKVEDLVINPDTGSVDYLVVEPEQWYKERRLLAMQDVAGIGEDAITTETGTNVVSVSSQPAAIELLQKNIKIVGCPVMTKKGRLQGTVDEILVDEQTGKIAACHWTAGDNGNNGLIPANLVITYGKEMLVVAEDFAANLVQDMAGLPTAAVRQPAEEKVKLQASQDPLQFFEDKQKQYLIGRIVTTDILSDEGEIIAEQGQRVTQDMVDRAVAADKFVELTLNTRE; encoded by the coding sequence GTGAAGTTAAAAAGCCAAATTGTAGGTTTGCCCGTCATAAGCATTGTGGAGGTAGCCTCACTGGGTAAAGTTGAAGACCTGGTGATTAACCCTGACACCGGATCGGTGGATTACCTGGTTGTTGAACCCGAACAATGGTACAAAGAACGCCGTTTACTGGCTATGCAGGATGTGGCAGGTATTGGTGAAGACGCCATAACTACCGAAACCGGCACCAATGTTGTCAGTGTTTCCTCCCAACCGGCTGCAATTGAGTTATTGCAAAAGAACATCAAAATAGTCGGTTGCCCTGTGATGACCAAAAAGGGACGCTTACAGGGAACTGTTGATGAGATATTGGTGGATGAGCAAACAGGTAAAATTGCAGCTTGCCATTGGACAGCCGGCGATAACGGCAACAACGGCTTAATCCCTGCCAATCTGGTAATAACCTACGGCAAAGAAATGCTGGTGGTGGCGGAGGATTTTGCCGCCAACCTGGTGCAAGACATGGCCGGACTCCCCACAGCCGCTGTCCGGCAGCCGGCCGAGGAAAAAGTAAAGCTGCAAGCATCGCAGGATCCGTTACAATTCTTTGAAGACAAGCAAAAACAATATTTAATCGGTCGTATCGTGACCACCGATATTTTGTCAGATGAGGGAGAAATTATTGCTGAACAGGGCCAAAGGGTTACCCAGGACATGGTTGACAGGGCTGTGGCAGCCGATAAGTTTGTGGAGCTGACATTGAATACCCGTGAATAA